A genome region from Crossiella equi includes the following:
- a CDS encoding AfsR/SARP family transcriptional regulator, whose protein sequence is MLGTVSVEVDGRPVPLGGAKPRTLLAALLARSGGAVGPAQLVDLIWRSRPPASARAIVQTYASTLRGALRKAGVPDLLVSDEAGYRVVLGGARYDLPEFEDAVLTARERLAEREFEQAAELLREALGLWHGPAFAGLGDGFLRAEAERLDELRLAAVELRCTADLECGRYERLVPELRGLTAEYPLREPFWALLMLALARSGQQSAALAAYEQIRSALREEFGSDPGPQLLEAYEVVLHDEPRPATSSAEVPMQLPADLASFAGRTEDLAALDGQLPEAGASAPRAIVVVGPGGIGKTALAVRWAHRVRDRFPDGQLFVDLRGYDPVSPVSTEQALTGFLRSLGVSAQRVPVTLEEQVALYRSLLVGKRVLVVLDNAAGAGQVRPLLPTGPGCLALVTSRGDLRSLAVLNDARVRYLEVLSPADSLDLLAELCGPAAVAAEPEDARRLAALCGHLPLALRIAAANLHGRRHTRISDYVAALREDRLAELAIDDDPAVAVQATFHLSYQALDPATRQVFRLLGLAPGPDFSQAAAVAMAGVPGVPRSLDRLVSASLLSRGAGGRYQFHDLIRDFAADRARAEDGPAELRAAETRLYDHYLGTASAGTALFYAGVRRLRETPTAVVTPFADGEAALRWLDEERVNLVAAAERAAAVPETRHYSGWLADVLRGYFSGRGYAADGLALSTAALAAARESGDAQAEVAVHALRALIFYNLSDYEGSIAEQELALAANERDPNPVAELECLHHLGRTYAQLGVPREAMAHHERALAIATAIGDELIEAREVNYVGVAHLSLGNIDEATRCHTRALEIARRLDDKTVRLRTLNGLGLAHWTAGRLAEAAACHRECVDLCRSWGLAHNYVAAVVCLAETCCDLGRYEEAAALARDALERGQRIRERRHEASALEIHATVRRRLGHYEESIRGYTEALALASEIKFRYGEASILIGLSAAHRAVGQPAEAADCARQALAKMHETDMRVLEIAGMTELAACHLDLGELAEATGLVETALELAVKSGQRLSEARTLGVLGRIRHTEGEVEAAAEHWRAALELFTEIGAPEAEEIARLLG, encoded by the coding sequence GTGCTCGGCACAGTCTCGGTCGAGGTTGACGGTCGGCCGGTGCCGCTCGGCGGTGCCAAGCCCAGGACCCTGCTGGCCGCGCTGCTGGCCCGCTCCGGCGGCGCGGTCGGGCCCGCGCAGCTGGTCGACCTGATCTGGCGCAGCCGTCCGCCCGCCTCCGCCCGGGCGATCGTGCAGACCTACGCCTCCACGCTGCGCGGCGCGCTGCGCAAGGCCGGGGTGCCGGACCTGCTGGTCAGCGACGAGGCCGGGTACCGCGTGGTGCTCGGTGGCGCCCGCTACGACCTTCCGGAGTTCGAGGACGCCGTGCTGACCGCCCGCGAGCGCCTGGCCGAGCGGGAGTTCGAGCAGGCCGCCGAGCTGCTGCGGGAGGCGCTGGGGCTCTGGCACGGTCCGGCCTTCGCCGGGCTGGGCGACGGGTTCCTGCGCGCGGAGGCCGAGCGGCTGGACGAGCTGCGCCTGGCCGCGGTGGAGCTGCGGTGCACCGCCGACCTGGAGTGCGGCCGGTACGAGCGGCTGGTGCCGGAGCTGCGCGGGCTGACCGCGGAGTACCCGCTGCGCGAGCCGTTCTGGGCGCTGCTCATGCTCGCGCTGGCCCGGTCCGGGCAGCAGTCCGCGGCCCTGGCCGCCTACGAGCAGATCCGGTCCGCGCTGCGGGAGGAGTTCGGCTCCGACCCCGGGCCGCAGCTGCTGGAGGCCTACGAGGTCGTGCTGCACGACGAGCCGCGACCGGCCACGTCCTCGGCCGAGGTGCCGATGCAGCTGCCCGCCGACCTGGCCAGCTTCGCCGGGCGCACCGAGGACCTGGCCGCGCTGGACGGCCAGCTGCCCGAGGCCGGTGCCTCCGCGCCGCGCGCCATCGTGGTGGTCGGGCCCGGCGGGATCGGCAAGACCGCGCTGGCCGTGCGCTGGGCGCACCGGGTCCGCGACCGGTTCCCCGACGGCCAGCTCTTCGTCGACCTGCGCGGCTATGACCCGGTGTCCCCGGTGTCCACCGAGCAGGCGCTGACCGGGTTCCTGCGCTCGCTCGGGGTCTCCGCCCAGCGGGTGCCGGTGACGCTGGAGGAGCAGGTCGCGCTGTACCGCTCGCTGCTGGTGGGCAAGCGGGTGCTGGTGGTGCTGGACAACGCCGCCGGGGCCGGGCAGGTCCGGCCGCTGCTGCCCACCGGGCCCGGCTGCCTCGCCCTGGTCACCAGCCGAGGCGACCTGCGCAGCCTGGCCGTGCTCAACGACGCCCGGGTGCGCTACCTGGAGGTGCTGAGCCCGGCGGACTCCCTGGACCTGCTGGCCGAGCTGTGCGGTCCGGCCGCGGTGGCCGCCGAGCCCGAGGACGCGCGCCGCCTGGCCGCGCTGTGCGGGCACCTGCCGCTGGCGCTGCGCATCGCCGCGGCCAACCTGCACGGCCGCCGCCACACCAGGATCTCGGACTACGTGGCCGCGCTGCGCGAGGACCGGCTGGCCGAGCTGGCCATCGACGACGACCCGGCGGTGGCCGTGCAGGCCACCTTCCACCTGTCCTACCAGGCCCTGGACCCGGCCACCCGGCAGGTGTTCCGCCTGCTCGGCCTGGCGCCCGGCCCGGACTTCAGCCAGGCCGCCGCGGTCGCGATGGCCGGGGTGCCCGGGGTGCCGCGCTCGCTGGACCGCCTGGTCTCGGCCAGCCTGCTCAGCCGGGGTGCGGGCGGGCGCTACCAGTTCCACGACCTGATCCGCGACTTCGCGGCCGACCGGGCCCGCGCCGAGGACGGCCCGGCGGAGCTGCGCGCGGCCGAGACCCGCCTGTACGACCACTACCTGGGCACCGCCTCGGCCGGGACCGCGCTGTTCTACGCCGGGGTGCGGCGGCTGCGGGAGACACCCACGGCGGTGGTCACGCCGTTCGCCGACGGTGAGGCCGCGCTGCGCTGGCTGGACGAGGAGCGGGTGAACCTGGTGGCCGCGGCCGAGCGGGCCGCGGCCGTACCGGAGACCCGGCACTACAGCGGCTGGCTGGCCGACGTGCTGCGCGGCTACTTCTCCGGCCGGGGCTACGCCGCCGACGGGCTCGCGCTGAGCACCGCGGCGCTGGCCGCGGCGCGGGAGTCCGGGGACGCGCAGGCCGAGGTGGCCGTGCACGCGCTGCGCGCGCTGATCTTCTACAACCTCAGCGACTACGAGGGCTCCATCGCCGAACAGGAGCTGGCGCTGGCGGCCAACGAGCGCGACCCGAACCCGGTCGCCGAGCTGGAGTGCCTGCACCACCTCGGCCGGACCTACGCCCAGCTCGGCGTCCCACGCGAGGCCATGGCCCACCACGAGCGCGCCCTGGCCATCGCCACCGCGATCGGGGACGAGCTGATCGAGGCCCGGGAGGTCAACTACGTCGGGGTGGCCCACCTGTCCCTGGGCAACATCGACGAGGCCACCCGCTGCCACACCCGGGCGCTGGAGATCGCGCGGCGGCTGGACGACAAGACGGTGCGGCTGCGCACGCTCAACGGCCTGGGCCTGGCGCACTGGACGGCCGGGCGGCTGGCCGAGGCCGCGGCGTGCCACCGCGAGTGCGTGGACCTGTGCCGCAGCTGGGGGCTGGCGCACAACTACGTGGCCGCGGTGGTCTGCCTGGCCGAGACCTGCTGCGACCTGGGCCGCTACGAGGAGGCCGCGGCGCTGGCCCGGGACGCCCTGGAGCGCGGCCAGCGGATCCGGGAACGCCGCCACGAGGCCAGTGCCCTGGAGATCCACGCGACGGTGCGCCGTCGCCTGGGCCATTACGAGGAGAGCATCCGGGGCTACACCGAGGCGCTGGCCCTGGCCAGCGAGATCAAGTTCCGCTACGGCGAGGCCTCCATCCTCATCGGGCTCTCGGCCGCGCACCGGGCCGTGGGCCAACCCGCCGAGGCCGCCGACTGCGCGCGCCAGGCCCTGGCGAAGATGCACGAGACCGACATGCGGGTGCTGGAGATCGCCGGGATGACCGAGCTGGCCGCCTGCCACCTGGACCTGGGCGAGCTGGCCGAGGCGACCGGGCTGGTCGAGACGGCCCTGGAGCTGGCGGTCAAGAGCGGGCAGCGGCTCAGCGAGGCCCGGACGCTCGGGGTGCTCGGGCGGATCCGGCACACCGAGGGCGAGGTCGAGGCCGCGGCGGAGCACTGGCGGGCGGCGCTGGAGCTGTTCACCGAGATCGGTGCCCCGGAGGCCGAGGAGATCGCGCGGCTGCTGGGCTGA
- a CDS encoding nitrilase-related carbon-nitrogen hydrolase, producing MPSITAAVVQAAAPLFDTPAALAKAQELIRQAVREHGAQVVVLPEAFLGGYPKGLDFGITVGSRSPEGRELFRRYHAAAIEVPGPEVGALAALTGELGVHAVVGAVQRQGGTLYCVALLFGPEGYLGLHRKLMPTAGERYLWGQGDGSTLPVVDTGAARLGSAICWENYMPLFRTAMYAKGVDLWCAPTVDDRDTWQATMRHIALEGRCFVLSACQYLRRDGLPADVHPVQGEAAGTVLIGGGSVIVSPLGQVLAGPLRDGEGIVAAELDLDDLARARFDFDPVGHYARPDVFTLHVDESVRHGVTGG from the coding sequence ATGCCGTCGATCACCGCCGCCGTCGTCCAGGCCGCCGCCCCGCTGTTCGACACCCCCGCCGCGCTGGCCAAGGCCCAGGAGCTGATCCGCCAGGCCGTCCGCGAGCACGGCGCCCAGGTCGTGGTGCTGCCGGAGGCCTTCCTCGGCGGCTACCCCAAGGGCCTGGACTTCGGCATCACGGTCGGCAGCCGCTCTCCCGAGGGGCGTGAGCTGTTCCGCCGCTACCACGCCGCCGCGATCGAGGTGCCCGGCCCGGAGGTCGGGGCCCTGGCCGCGCTGACCGGTGAGCTGGGGGTGCACGCGGTGGTCGGCGCGGTGCAGCGGCAGGGCGGCACGCTGTACTGCGTGGCCCTGCTCTTCGGCCCGGAGGGCTACCTGGGCCTGCACCGCAAGCTGATGCCGACCGCGGGCGAGCGCTACCTGTGGGGCCAGGGCGACGGGTCCACGCTCCCGGTCGTGGACACCGGCGCGGCGCGGCTGGGCTCGGCGATCTGCTGGGAGAACTACATGCCGCTGTTCCGCACGGCCATGTACGCCAAGGGCGTGGACCTGTGGTGCGCGCCGACCGTGGACGACCGCGACACCTGGCAGGCCACGATGCGCCACATCGCCCTGGAGGGCCGGTGCTTCGTGCTCTCGGCCTGCCAGTACCTGCGCCGCGACGGCCTGCCCGCCGACGTGCACCCGGTACAGGGTGAGGCGGCCGGCACCGTGCTCATCGGGGGCGGTTCGGTGATCGTCTCCCCGCTCGGGCAGGTGCTGGCCGGGCCGCTGCGCGACGGCGAGGGCATCGTGGCCGCCGAGCTGGACCTGGACGACCTCGCGCGGGCGCGCTTCGACTTCGACCCGGTCGGGCACTACGCGCGCCCGGACGTGTTCACCCTGCACGTGGACGAGTCGGTCCGGCATGGCGTTACCGGTGGTTAG
- a CDS encoding acyl-CoA dehydrogenase family protein yields MTGNVAPLADQLTADFYNFEALLPDEERKLLLKARELMTEQVKPLVNENWGKDHFPRELIEIFRGSGLAGLPYEGYGEHPAATSNLLSGMLAMEMTRTDASVATFFGVHNGLAMYSIHSGGSQEQRDRWLPAMAAMDKIGAFAMTEPLGGSDVAGGMRTTARREGDTWVLNGAKKWIGNATFADYVVVWARDEADNHVKGFVVEKGTPGFVPVKIEGKFAFRIVENAEITLTEVRVPEANRLQNINSFRDVAEILRATRGGVAWQALGVMIGAYELALAYAKERKQFGRPIAGFQLVQDLLVKSLGNITASWGMLVQLARLQDGGIFRDEHSSLAKAFVTSRMREVVAWSREIFGGNGIVLDNDIMRFFADAEAIYSFEGTREMNTLIVGKSITGQSAFV; encoded by the coding sequence ATGACCGGCAACGTCGCACCCCTGGCGGACCAGCTCACCGCCGACTTCTACAACTTCGAGGCCCTGCTGCCCGACGAGGAGCGCAAGCTGCTGCTCAAGGCCCGCGAGCTGATGACCGAGCAGGTCAAGCCGCTGGTCAACGAGAACTGGGGCAAGGACCACTTCCCGCGCGAGCTGATCGAGATCTTCCGCGGCAGCGGCCTGGCGGGCCTGCCCTACGAGGGCTACGGCGAGCACCCGGCGGCCACCAGCAACCTGCTCAGCGGCATGCTGGCCATGGAGATGACCCGCACCGACGCCTCGGTCGCCACCTTCTTCGGTGTCCACAACGGACTCGCGATGTACTCGATCCACTCCGGCGGCTCGCAGGAGCAGCGCGACCGCTGGCTGCCCGCGATGGCCGCGATGGACAAGATCGGCGCCTTCGCCATGACCGAGCCCCTGGGCGGGTCGGACGTGGCCGGTGGCATGCGCACCACGGCCCGCCGCGAGGGCGACACCTGGGTCCTCAACGGCGCCAAGAAGTGGATCGGCAACGCCACCTTCGCCGACTACGTGGTGGTCTGGGCCCGCGACGAGGCCGACAACCACGTCAAGGGCTTCGTGGTGGAGAAGGGCACCCCGGGCTTCGTCCCGGTCAAGATCGAGGGCAAGTTCGCCTTCCGCATCGTGGAGAACGCCGAGATCACCCTGACCGAGGTGCGCGTCCCGGAGGCCAACCGCCTGCAGAACATCAACTCCTTCCGCGACGTCGCCGAGATCCTCCGCGCGACCCGGGGCGGCGTGGCCTGGCAGGCCCTCGGTGTGATGATCGGCGCCTACGAGCTGGCCCTGGCCTACGCCAAGGAGCGCAAGCAGTTCGGCCGCCCGATCGCGGGCTTCCAGCTGGTGCAGGACCTGCTGGTGAAGAGCCTGGGCAACATCACCGCGAGCTGGGGCATGCTGGTCCAGCTGGCCCGCCTGCAGGACGGCGGCATCTTCCGCGACGAGCACTCCTCACTGGCCAAGGCCTTCGTCACCTCCCGCATGCGCGAGGTCGTGGCCTGGAGCCGGGAGATCTTCGGCGGCAACGGCATCGTCCTGGACAACGACATCATGCGCTTCTTCGCCGACGCGGAGGCGATCTACTCCTTCGAGGGCACCCGCGAGATGAACACCCTCATCGTGGGCAAGTCGATCACGGGGCAGAGCGCGTTCGTGTGA